From Planctomicrobium piriforme, a single genomic window includes:
- a CDS encoding type II and III secretion system protein family protein, translating into MRNVSEYGVSQLLGGLMLAVALPWHTSLQAQPPLPPPSPAPISASPIPAAPPDASNSFAAPAPTASPNPAAAAANQVQPGETVFQVTAPFSKINLRVLDSRVLELANRIKVVDGFDQDKISVKALSPHRIRIHAEAAGVTSLKLIDEFDNMHTIEVFVEPDTRELKAYLDRLFPGSAIEVVGIRDGVVLRGWVTEPSQIPEIMSIAEQFYEIVHPQLTVAGPSQVQLHVKVIEVQRSKLRELGFNFLMTGQQYYVANSIGSLAPVAGATLPFGGPPAVNIAQTALANSEMQFAITGNNNIFQGFLHALQSESLAKILAEPILVTTSGRPATVHSGGEFPVLVPQSFGNLSIQWREFGVRLEAVPIVLGEGRLRLDLAPEVSERDFSNSVTINGLVVPGITSRSVNTQVEMRFGETLMIGGLISTREQGTTQKIPFLGELPWIGAAFSRKSFNVGETELVILVTPQMVSPMAPCQVPAGGPGLSSTIPTDRELYLDGNLEVPNYGPQCPGGNCPPSTELIAPPSMGPIPPGMGPAPPAMEPTPAVSANKPASRGKIQQASGEKVVTPGSRTTIVNPFHPPVESNEFKPAREKPVTQASASVQTPIDATKPEAKKPEAKTRSSIFDSRSLPGLIEPKSDSNQKAAAEKQADK; encoded by the coding sequence ATGCGCAACGTTTCTGAATATGGTGTTTCTCAGCTTCTCGGCGGCCTGATGCTGGCTGTCGCGTTGCCGTGGCACACCTCGCTGCAGGCACAGCCGCCGCTCCCGCCCCCCTCGCCGGCGCCGATTTCCGCATCCCCCATTCCTGCGGCGCCACCCGACGCATCCAATTCGTTCGCGGCCCCCGCTCCCACTGCCAGTCCAAATCCGGCCGCTGCCGCCGCGAATCAGGTTCAGCCCGGTGAAACGGTTTTTCAGGTCACCGCCCCCTTCAGCAAAATCAACCTGCGGGTTCTCGACTCACGCGTACTGGAACTAGCCAATCGCATCAAAGTCGTCGATGGCTTCGATCAGGACAAGATCTCGGTGAAAGCACTTTCGCCGCATCGGATTCGCATCCATGCTGAAGCAGCCGGCGTCACCAGCCTGAAGCTGATCGACGAATTCGACAACATGCACACCATCGAGGTGTTCGTCGAGCCTGATACGCGGGAATTGAAAGCCTATCTCGACCGCCTGTTTCCCGGTTCCGCCATTGAAGTGGTCGGCATCCGTGACGGCGTCGTGCTTCGAGGCTGGGTCACGGAACCCTCGCAGATTCCCGAAATCATGTCGATCGCCGAACAGTTTTATGAAATCGTGCATCCGCAGTTGACGGTCGCCGGGCCCAGCCAGGTGCAGCTGCATGTGAAGGTGATCGAAGTTCAGCGCAGCAAGCTGCGGGAACTCGGCTTCAACTTCCTCATGACCGGCCAGCAGTATTACGTTGCGAACTCGATTGGTTCCCTGGCGCCAGTCGCCGGGGCGACATTGCCGTTCGGTGGTCCGCCAGCCGTGAACATTGCACAAACGGCTCTCGCGAACTCGGAAATGCAGTTTGCGATTACCGGTAACAACAACATCTTCCAGGGCTTTCTGCATGCCCTCCAGTCTGAGTCACTCGCCAAAATTCTGGCCGAGCCGATTCTGGTCACCACCAGCGGCCGACCAGCCACCGTCCACTCGGGCGGTGAATTCCCCGTGCTGGTGCCACAGTCGTTCGGGAACCTGAGCATTCAGTGGCGCGAATTCGGCGTGCGGCTCGAAGCGGTGCCGATCGTGCTGGGAGAAGGCCGCCTGCGGCTGGACCTGGCTCCGGAAGTGAGCGAACGCGATTTCAGTAACTCGGTGACGATCAACGGACTCGTGGTGCCTGGTATCACCAGCCGCAGCGTCAATACCCAGGTCGAAATGCGATTCGGTGAAACGCTGATGATCGGGGGCTTGATCTCCACCCGTGAACAGGGCACGACGCAAAAGATTCCGTTCCTGGGCGAACTGCCGTGGATCGGAGCCGCCTTCAGCCGTAAGAGCTTTAACGTCGGGGAAACGGAACTCGTGATTCTGGTGACGCCGCAAATGGTTTCGCCGATGGCGCCCTGTCAGGTGCCGGCCGGCGGGCCTGGTCTGAGCAGCACCATTCCGACCGACCGCGAACTCTACCTCGACGGCAATCTGGAAGTGCCCAACTATGGTCCGCAATGCCCGGGCGGCAACTGCCCGCCGTCCACGGAGCTGATCGCTCCTCCCAGTATGGGACCAATTCCGCCAGGCATGGGCCCCGCCCCTCCGGCCATGGAACCGACCCCTGCAGTCTCGGCCAACAAGCCGGCCAGCCGAGGGAAGATTCAACAGGCCAGCGGCGAGAAAGTGGTCACGCCGGGCAGCCGCACGACGATTGTGAATCCATTCCATCCCCCGGTCGAATCCAATGAGTTCAAACCAGCCCGTGAGAAACCTGTCACTCAGGCCTCAGCCAGCGTGCAGACCCCGATCGACGCTACCAAACCGGAAGCGAAGAAGCCCGAAGCCAAAACACGATCCTCGATTTTTGACAGCCGCAGCCTGCCGGGACTGATCGAGCCCAAGTCGGACTCCAACCAGAAGGCTGCCGCGGAGAAACAGGCCGACAAGTAG